A single genomic interval of Vibrio gallicus harbors:
- the hisH gene encoding imidazole glycerol phosphate synthase subunit HisH, whose product MTSKNVVIIDTGCANVSSVRFAIERLGYPVTISKLPEVVLGADKLFLPGVGTASEAMQNLEQRNLIELVKQIEKPVLGICLGMQLLGQFSEEKGQKADEIVPCLGLCEGEVRKLDSKQYPLPHMGWNTVTAKAGHPLFKGIESDEYFYFVHSFAMPVGSYTIASCDYGSSFSAAVQSGNYYGVQFHPERSSKAGSQLIKNFLEL is encoded by the coding sequence ATGACATCTAAAAATGTAGTAATTATTGATACTGGCTGTGCCAATGTCTCTTCGGTACGCTTTGCCATCGAACGCTTAGGTTACCCAGTGACTATATCTAAGCTGCCAGAGGTGGTGCTTGGTGCTGATAAATTATTTCTACCAGGGGTAGGCACGGCAAGTGAAGCCATGCAAAACCTTGAGCAGAGAAACCTGATTGAACTGGTTAAACAGATAGAGAAACCGGTACTTGGTATCTGCCTTGGTATGCAGCTTCTCGGTCAGTTTTCCGAAGAGAAAGGGCAAAAGGCTGATGAAATCGTGCCTTGCCTAGGTCTTTGTGAGGGCGAGGTTCGCAAACTGGACAGTAAGCAGTATCCGTTACCACATATGGGGTGGAATACCGTAACTGCCAAAGCTGGCCATCCTTTATTTAAAGGAATAGAGAGTGACGAGTATTTTTACTTCGTACACAGCTTCGCTATGCCTGTTGGCAGCTATACCATTGCCAGTTGTGATTATGGCTCGTCTTTTAGTGCAGCCGTGCAAAGTGGCAACTATTATGGGGTGCAATTTCACCCTGAACGCTCGTCAAAAGCGGGCTCTCAATTGATCAAAAATTTCCTGGAGCTGTAG
- the hisA gene encoding 1-(5-phosphoribosyl)-5-[(5-phosphoribosylamino)methylideneamino]imidazole-4-carboxamide isomerase, which translates to MIIPALDLIEGQVVRLYQGDYGQVTEYKVDPAQQFNLYHQAGANWLHLVDLTGAKDTNARQLDLIAKLLASTPANIQIGGGVRTEQDVQDLRNAGAERVVVGSTAVKNPAMVKEWMVKYGPEHIVLALDVNIDELGNRKVAISGWQEDSGVTIEALIEDFLTVGLKHVLCTDISKDGTLTGSNVELYTDLCKLYPQVHFQSSGGIGSLDDISALKDTGVKGVIVGRALLDGKFTAEEAFSCWQNA; encoded by the coding sequence GTGATTATTCCAGCATTAGATTTAATAGAAGGACAGGTAGTCCGTTTGTATCAAGGCGACTACGGTCAAGTAACTGAATATAAAGTAGACCCAGCGCAGCAGTTCAATCTCTATCACCAAGCTGGCGCAAATTGGCTGCACCTTGTGGATCTGACCGGAGCAAAAGACACTAATGCCCGCCAGTTAGACCTGATTGCCAAATTGCTTGCGAGCACACCGGCTAACATTCAAATTGGTGGCGGAGTTCGCACCGAGCAAGACGTACAAGACCTGCGTAATGCAGGCGCCGAGCGCGTAGTTGTTGGCTCCACAGCGGTTAAAAACCCAGCCATGGTTAAAGAGTGGATGGTTAAATACGGGCCAGAGCATATCGTATTGGCATTAGATGTAAATATTGATGAGCTTGGCAATCGTAAGGTTGCTATCTCAGGTTGGCAAGAAGACTCAGGGGTAACGATTGAAGCCTTGATTGAGGACTTTCTGACCGTTGGTCTTAAGCATGTACTGTGTACTGATATCTCCAAAGATGGCACGTTAACTGGCTCTAATGTCGAGCTTTATACGGATCTTTGTAAGCTGTATCCACAGGTTCACTTCCAGTCTTCAGGCGGCATTGGTTCCCTTGACGATATCAGCGCTCTAAAGGATACGGGTGTGAAAGGCGTTATTGTCGGCCGAGCACTTCTGGATGGAAAATTCACTGCTGAGGAGGCTTTCTCATGCTGGCAAAACGCATAA
- the hisF gene encoding imidazole glycerol phosphate synthase subunit HisF: protein MLAKRIIPCLDVRDGQVVKGVQFRNHEIIGDIVPLAQRYAQEGADELVFYDITASSDGRVVDKSWVARVAEVIDIPFCVAGGIKSAEDASRILEFGADKVSINSPALANPDLITRLADKFGVQCIVVGIDSYFDQQTGLYQVHQFTGDEARTKVTSWQTRDWVQEVQKRGAGEIVLNMMNQDGVRNGYDLTQLNMVREVCQVPLIASGGAGAMAHFAEAFQKTNVDGALAASVFHKQVINIGELKQYLKSQSIEVRL from the coding sequence ATGCTGGCAAAACGCATAATACCTTGCCTTGATGTTCGTGATGGGCAAGTGGTTAAAGGGGTTCAGTTTCGCAACCATGAAATAATTGGCGATATTGTTCCTCTAGCTCAGCGTTATGCACAAGAAGGTGCTGATGAGTTAGTGTTTTACGATATTACAGCATCTAGTGATGGTCGTGTAGTCGATAAGAGCTGGGTAGCTCGCGTGGCTGAAGTTATCGATATCCCTTTTTGTGTTGCTGGCGGTATTAAATCGGCTGAAGATGCATCACGTATTCTTGAGTTTGGTGCAGATAAGGTATCTATCAACTCCCCAGCGTTAGCCAATCCAGACCTGATTACCCGTCTTGCTGATAAGTTTGGCGTACAGTGCATCGTAGTGGGTATTGATTCGTACTTCGACCAACAAACTGGCCTGTATCAGGTACATCAGTTTACTGGTGATGAAGCGCGCACTAAAGTGACCTCATGGCAGACTCGTGACTGGGTACAAGAGGTTCAAAAGCGTGGCGCTGGTGAAATCGTACTTAATATGATGAACCAAGATGGTGTTCGAAATGGCTATGACCTTACACAGCTCAATATGGTGCGTGAGGTTTGTCAGGTGCCATTGATCGCATCTGGTGGTGCAGGCGCAATGGCCCACTTTGCAGAGGCCTTCCAAAAGACCAATGTCGATGGTGCATTAGCGGCATCGGTATTTCATAAGCAAGTCATCAATATTGGTGAACTAAAACAGTATTTAAAATCTCAATCCATAGAGGTCAGACTATGA
- the hisIE gene encoding bifunctional phosphoribosyl-AMP cyclohydrolase/phosphoribosyl-ATP diphosphatase HisIE, whose amino-acid sequence MSFSVGAQPEDIQALIERVDWQKIDGLVPAIIQDYSSSQVLMMGYMNQDALLETAKTGLVTFFSRSKQRLWTKGETSGNTLGLKSIALDCDQDTLLVKVLPIGPTCHTGTTTCWDGDASEESQLVWLSQLETLLAERKNADPDSSYTASLYARGTKRISQKVGEEGVEVALAATSGDKAELVCESADLIYHLLVLLNDQGLSLSDVIDKLKERHK is encoded by the coding sequence ATGAGCTTTTCAGTAGGTGCTCAACCCGAAGATATTCAAGCGTTAATTGAGCGCGTTGATTGGCAAAAAATAGATGGCTTAGTGCCAGCTATCATTCAAGACTATAGCTCTAGCCAAGTGTTGATGATGGGATACATGAACCAAGATGCGCTATTAGAAACAGCCAAAACTGGACTAGTAACCTTTTTCTCGCGCTCTAAGCAGCGCTTATGGACTAAAGGCGAAACCTCAGGAAATACACTGGGATTAAAAAGTATCGCATTAGATTGTGATCAAGATACGCTGCTCGTAAAGGTTTTGCCGATTGGCCCAACCTGTCACACCGGAACGACGACTTGTTGGGACGGCGATGCGAGCGAGGAGTCACAATTGGTGTGGCTGTCTCAACTTGAAACCCTTTTAGCCGAACGAAAAAATGCAGACCCAGATTCTTCTTACACAGCAAGCTTATATGCTCGCGGTACCAAGCGTATATCGCAGAAAGTGGGCGAAGAAGGCGTTGAAGTCGCGCTTGCGGCGACGTCGGGCGATAAGGCGGAATTAGTTTGTGAATCTGCCGATCTGATTTATCACTTGCTTGTGCTTCTAAATGATCAAGGGTTGTCACTTAGCGATGTTATTGACAAGCTAAAAGAGCGCCATAAATAA
- a CDS encoding YchJ family protein — translation MSLITTHACRCHSGKTYQDCCYPIHQDPKRALTPEQLMRARYCAHELELVDFVVSTYHPSCNAHLERDAIAESIAGDWCLLEVVESQQGSSDSEGFVTFNAYFNEDKRRYSMTEKSRFKKEGGLWYYLDGEMYDFPLPIKKPQLGRNDPCVCGSGKKYKKCCAK, via the coding sequence ATGAGCTTAATCACTACCCACGCCTGTCGCTGTCACAGCGGTAAGACTTATCAAGATTGCTGCTATCCGATACACCAAGACCCTAAACGAGCCCTTACCCCCGAGCAACTTATGCGTGCAAGATATTGCGCCCATGAATTAGAACTGGTTGATTTTGTAGTGAGTACCTATCACCCCAGTTGCAATGCACACCTTGAGCGTGATGCTATCGCAGAATCCATTGCCGGAGACTGGTGTTTATTGGAGGTGGTTGAATCTCAACAAGGTAGCTCTGATAGCGAGGGGTTTGTTACCTTTAATGCCTATTTCAACGAAGATAAAAGACGTTATAGCATGACTGAGAAGTCACGCTTTAAAAAAGAAGGTGGCTTATGGTATTACCTAGATGGTGAAATGTACGATTTTCCACTGCCTATCAAAAAGCCTCAGCTCGGGCGTAACGACCCTTGTGTTTGTGGTAGCGGTAAAAAATATAAGAAGTGCTGCGCCAAATAA
- a CDS encoding EAL and HDOD domain-containing protein, producing MISDFITRQPIFNQNMVIKAYELLYRHNHVNHFPDICQEHATRSIITDFHLDIKQQLVGDTKAFINFTQQAIIQGLPYALDPTKVVIEVLESTTPSLGLIQALQKLHHKGYTLALDDYIPHQSWAECYPYISYIKFDLQQFSIADAGYFISQLEHQHIQFIAEKIETKRAYLQAKQQGFNLFQGYYLSRPELLYKLPLNHNYRHAFIAHYQTLTCNTSATHNPLPTSHKNPVIGFMSDQTMVNQICVK from the coding sequence ATGATCAGTGACTTTATTACTCGCCAGCCCATTTTTAATCAAAATATGGTCATTAAAGCCTATGAGTTATTGTATCGTCACAATCACGTAAACCACTTTCCTGACATTTGCCAAGAGCATGCCACACGCTCAATTATTACCGATTTTCATCTAGATATTAAACAGCAGTTAGTCGGTGACACTAAGGCGTTTATTAATTTCACACAGCAAGCCATCATACAAGGTCTTCCATACGCCCTAGACCCAACTAAGGTTGTCATTGAGGTTCTCGAATCAACGACTCCAAGCTTAGGGCTTATTCAAGCGCTACAAAAGCTTCACCACAAGGGTTATACCCTAGCTCTTGATGACTATATCCCACATCAAAGTTGGGCGGAGTGCTACCCCTATATCTCATATATTAAATTTGACCTCCAACAGTTCTCGATCGCAGATGCGGGATATTTTATCTCACAACTTGAACATCAACATATTCAGTTTATTGCAGAAAAGATCGAAACTAAACGCGCTTATCTACAGGCTAAGCAACAAGGGTTTAACCTCTTCCAAGGCTACTATTTATCCCGACCGGAGTTATTATATAAATTACCTTTGAACCACAATTATCGGCATGCATTTATAGCCCACTATCAAACGTTAACATGCAACACATCTGCAACTCACAATCCCTTGCCAACTAGTCATAAAAACCCAGTAATTGGTTTTATGAGTGACCAGACAATGGTTAATCAAATTTGTGTAAAATAA
- the lpxH gene encoding UDP-2,3-diacylglucosamine diphosphatase has product MRTLFISDLHLTAEREDITRAFDAFMSQDALGADAVYILGDLFEFWVGDDDNSPFNQQVVSIIRRLVDSGVPCFFVQGNRDFLVGKRFVKKTGAILLGDETVIDLYGRKTLIMHGDTLCTDDVKYQEFRAKVHQPWLQWVYNRIPLVWRRKLVKKVQTGASSEKETKSSQIMDVNPDAVAEAITRNGVELLIHGHTHRPNFHQLNDNKQRIVLGDWYSQSSILQVTEHDIELINRPL; this is encoded by the coding sequence ATGCGCACTCTATTTATATCCGATTTGCACCTGACCGCGGAACGTGAAGACATCACCCGAGCGTTCGACGCTTTTATGAGCCAAGATGCTCTTGGTGCTGATGCGGTTTATATCCTAGGAGACCTGTTTGAGTTTTGGGTAGGCGATGATGATAATTCCCCCTTCAATCAACAAGTCGTATCCATTATTCGTCGCTTAGTGGACTCTGGCGTTCCCTGTTTCTTTGTCCAGGGTAATCGCGATTTTCTGGTGGGTAAACGCTTTGTGAAAAAAACCGGCGCTATATTGCTTGGTGATGAAACCGTCATCGATCTCTATGGTAGAAAAACCCTCATTATGCACGGCGATACCTTGTGTACCGATGATGTAAAGTATCAGGAGTTTCGCGCTAAGGTACATCAACCATGGCTGCAATGGGTTTACAACCGCATTCCATTAGTATGGCGTCGAAAACTGGTAAAAAAAGTTCAAACCGGTGCCAGTAGTGAGAAAGAAACTAAATCCTCTCAGATCATGGATGTGAATCCAGACGCCGTAGCCGAGGCTATCACACGTAACGGTGTCGAACTGCTTATTCATGGTCATACCCACCGTCCTAATTTCCATCAACTTAATGATAATAAACAGCGCATCGTTCTAGGTGATTGGTATAGCCAAAGCTCTATTTTACAAGTGACTGAGCACGATATTGAGCTCATAAACCGACCACTTTAA
- a CDS encoding peptidylprolyl isomerase: MITLHTNHGDIKIELNHEQAPITAANFEQYCKDGFYDNTLFHRVIDGFMIQGGGMTSGLREKATRDTIKNEANNGLSNEVGTLAMARTMEPHSASSQFFINVNNNTFLDFKSEDMQGWGYCVFAKVVEGMDVVNKIKGVSTGSMGMHQDVPLEEVIITSTTIA, translated from the coding sequence ATGATCACCCTTCACACTAATCACGGTGATATTAAGATTGAACTGAATCACGAACAAGCACCTATCACAGCAGCTAACTTTGAGCAGTATTGTAAAGATGGCTTCTACGATAACACGCTATTCCACCGCGTCATTGATGGTTTCATGATTCAAGGCGGTGGTATGACATCTGGTCTTCGTGAAAAAGCAACACGCGATACCATCAAAAACGAAGCAAACAACGGCCTAAGTAATGAAGTTGGTACGCTCGCAATGGCGCGTACAATGGAACCGCACTCTGCAAGTTCTCAATTCTTCATTAACGTAAATAACAACACCTTCCTAGACTTCAAATCAGAAGATATGCAAGGCTGGGGTTACTGTGTATTTGCTAAAGTTGTTGAAGGCATGGACGTTGTAAACAAGATCAAGGGCGTTAGCACTGGTAGCATGGGCATGCACCAAGACGTTCCTCTAGAAGAAGTGATTATTACTAGCACAACTATCGCTTAA
- the cysS gene encoding cysteine--tRNA ligase — protein MLKIYNTLTRQKEEFKPIHAGKIGMYVCGVTIYDLCHIGHGRTFVSFDVVSRYLRYLGYDLTFVRNITDIDDKIIKRANENGESCEALTERLISDMHADFDALNMKRPDVEPRATQFIDEIIALVERLIQRGFAYVADNGDVMFEVSKFDEYGKLSGQDLEQLQAGARVDIETAKRSPLDFVLWKMSKPGEPTWESPWGDGRPGWHIECSAMNSSILGDHFDIHGGGSDLQFPHHENEIAQSCCAHSTQYVNTWMHSGMVMVDREKMSKSLGNFFTIRDVLGHYDAETVRYFLMSGHYRSQLNYSEENLNQARASLERLYTSLRGLDLSAEPAGGEEYVSRFAAAMNDDFNTPEAYSVLFDMAREINRIKGNDLEAASQLGSLMRELAEVIGILHQDPEAFLQGGQADDEVAEIEALIKLRNDSRAAKDWANADLARDKLNEMGIELEDGAQGTSWRRK, from the coding sequence ATGTTAAAGATATACAACACACTTACTCGTCAAAAAGAAGAATTCAAACCAATTCATGCTGGAAAGATAGGCATGTATGTGTGTGGAGTTACCATTTATGACCTATGCCACATTGGCCATGGTCGTACCTTTGTTTCTTTTGATGTGGTGTCGCGTTATCTACGTTACCTCGGTTATGACCTAACATTTGTGCGTAATATTACCGATATTGATGACAAGATCATCAAGCGTGCTAATGAAAATGGTGAGAGTTGTGAGGCCTTAACTGAGCGCCTTATTAGTGACATGCATGCCGATTTTGATGCACTTAATATGAAGCGTCCTGATGTTGAACCGCGTGCAACTCAGTTTATTGATGAGATCATTGCGCTGGTTGAAAGACTCATTCAACGTGGTTTCGCTTATGTTGCTGATAATGGCGATGTGATGTTTGAAGTGAGCAAGTTTGATGAATATGGCAAGCTATCTGGCCAAGACCTTGAGCAACTGCAAGCCGGCGCTCGCGTTGATATCGAGACTGCTAAGCGTAGCCCATTAGATTTTGTACTGTGGAAGATGTCTAAACCGGGTGAACCGACTTGGGAATCACCTTGGGGGGATGGCCGCCCTGGTTGGCACATTGAGTGTTCTGCCATGAACTCTTCTATCTTAGGTGATCACTTTGATATCCACGGTGGTGGTTCAGATCTTCAATTCCCACACCATGAAAATGAAATCGCTCAATCTTGCTGCGCGCACAGTACCCAGTATGTAAATACATGGATGCACAGCGGTATGGTGATGGTTGACCGTGAAAAAATGTCTAAATCTCTTGGTAACTTCTTCACGATCCGTGATGTGCTGGGCCACTATGATGCTGAAACGGTACGCTACTTCTTGATGTCCGGTCACTATCGCAGCCAATTAAACTATAGCGAAGAAAACCTCAATCAAGCGCGTGCTTCACTTGAGCGTTTGTATACCTCTCTACGCGGTTTGGATTTGAGTGCCGAGCCTGCTGGTGGCGAGGAGTATGTATCTCGCTTTGCTGCGGCTATGAACGATGATTTTAATACCCCCGAAGCCTATTCAGTACTGTTTGATATGGCCCGTGAGATCAACCGTATTAAAGGTAATGACCTAGAAGCTGCGAGCCAACTTGGTAGCCTAATGCGCGAACTAGCTGAGGTGATTGGTATTTTACACCAAGACCCAGAGGCCTTCTTACAAGGCGGCCAAGCGGATGATGAAGTAGCAGAAATCGAAGCGCTTATTAAACTGCGTAATGATTCTCGCGCAGCTAAAGATTGGGCGAATGCCGATCTTGCTCGCGATAAGCTAAATGAAATGGGTATTGAATTGGAAGATGGCGCCCAAGGCACAAGTTGGCGACGCAAATAG
- a CDS encoding thymidine kinase, whose product MAQLYFYYSAMNAGKSTTLLQSAFNYQERGMNPIVFTAALDNRYGVGKVTSRIGLQSDAHLFDTESDLHAMMETFSQDKKYHCVLVDECQFLTKEQVYQLTEVVDKLGVPVLCYGLRTDFLGELFEGSLHLLAWADKLVELKTICHCGRKANMVMRTDEHGNPISEGDQVAIGGNDKYVSVCRVHYKQALNK is encoded by the coding sequence TTGGCACAACTTTACTTTTACTACTCGGCGATGAATGCAGGCAAATCAACCACTTTGTTGCAATCAGCATTTAACTATCAAGAGCGTGGCATGAATCCCATCGTATTTACTGCGGCCTTGGATAATCGTTATGGAGTAGGGAAGGTGACCTCTCGTATAGGGTTACAGTCGGATGCTCATCTATTTGATACTGAGTCTGATTTGCATGCCATGATGGAGACCTTTAGTCAGGACAAGAAATATCATTGTGTATTGGTCGATGAGTGTCAGTTTCTGACCAAAGAGCAGGTATACCAACTTACAGAAGTGGTAGATAAGCTTGGCGTCCCAGTATTGTGTTATGGGCTGCGTACCGACTTTTTGGGTGAGTTATTTGAAGGGAGTCTGCATCTACTCGCATGGGCAGATAAGCTGGTTGAATTAAAGACCATCTGTCATTGCGGACGCAAAGCGAATATGGTGATGCGCACCGATGAGCATGGAAACCCTATCTCAGAGGGGGATCAAGTCGCCATCGGTGGTAATGATAAGTACGTTTCGGTATGCCGCGTTCACTACAAACAAGCACTCAATAAATAA
- a CDS encoding nuclear transport factor 2 family protein — protein sequence MTNQRKANKQNAIAFYRTAYMGEPTKAVELYVGDDYVQHNPMVADGKQGFIEYFTQMSQQYPKKDIEFLRVIAEGDLVALHTRQTWPEGDEYVTMDFFRFDVNGKIVEHWDSIQLVPNESANNNSMF from the coding sequence ATGACAAATCAACGTAAAGCGAACAAACAAAACGCGATAGCTTTTTATCGTACAGCATATATGGGTGAGCCGACAAAAGCGGTTGAGCTGTATGTGGGTGATGATTACGTTCAGCACAACCCGATGGTTGCTGATGGCAAGCAAGGTTTTATTGAGTATTTTACCCAGATGTCACAACAGTACCCAAAAAAGGATATTGAGTTCTTACGAGTCATAGCTGAAGGTGATCTTGTCGCTTTGCATACAAGGCAAACCTGGCCTGAGGGTGATGAGTACGTCACCATGGATTTTTTCCGTTTCGATGTAAACGGAAAAATAGTTGAGCACTGGGACTCAATTCAATTAGTGCCTAACGAGTCAGCCAATAATAACTCGATGTTTTAA
- a CDS encoding putative quinol monooxygenase — translation MCKVILKGHIVVPERELSIILKELEIHKNLTLKEQGCIVFEVTQSAAEVARFEVYEEFINRAAFDYHQQRVAISHWGSVSKNVQRFYQIVEEQ, via the coding sequence ATGTGCAAAGTTATATTAAAAGGACACATTGTTGTTCCAGAGCGTGAACTTTCAATAATACTTAAAGAGCTTGAAATACATAAAAATCTCACCCTTAAAGAGCAAGGCTGTATTGTTTTTGAGGTAACGCAGAGCGCTGCTGAAGTAGCTCGATTTGAGGTTTATGAAGAGTTCATCAATAGGGCGGCATTCGACTACCATCAACAGCGCGTTGCTATCTCACATTGGGGATCTGTATCTAAAAATGTACAAAGGTTCTATCAAATCGTTGAGGAACAATAA
- a CDS encoding PA4780 family RIO1-like protein kinase, with amino-acid sequence MKIPKRIQPLVDDGLVDEVQSQLMSGKEASVYIVRCGEETRCAKVYKEINQRNFKKAVAYREGRKVRNSRRARAMEKGSGFGRDQQEKVWQSAEVDALYKLAQAGVRVPKPFGCFDGVLLMELVTDEEGYVAPRLNDVVMNQQQAIKDHQVMMGYVVKMLCAGIIHGDLSEFNVLVDEYGPVIIDLPQAVNAAANNNAQWMLARDINNIRDYYGQFAPELLSTEYAKEIWSIYEKGDLKPDTELTGQFEDDNSLADLDSIMQEIDAARIEEQNRKERIKEQKEGIDESKFNWADTQ; translated from the coding sequence ATGAAGATACCTAAAAGAATACAACCCTTAGTTGACGATGGTTTAGTTGACGAAGTGCAAAGCCAATTAATGAGTGGCAAAGAAGCCTCGGTGTACATTGTACGCTGCGGGGAAGAGACCCGTTGCGCCAAAGTCTACAAGGAAATAAATCAACGTAACTTTAAAAAGGCCGTCGCCTATCGAGAAGGCCGAAAAGTACGTAATAGCCGCCGCGCTAGAGCAATGGAAAAAGGCTCTGGCTTTGGTCGAGACCAGCAAGAAAAGGTGTGGCAAAGTGCTGAAGTTGATGCCTTGTATAAGCTTGCACAAGCAGGCGTTAGAGTACCAAAGCCTTTTGGTTGCTTTGATGGCGTGCTACTCATGGAGCTTGTCACCGATGAAGAAGGTTACGTTGCTCCACGGCTAAATGACGTGGTAATGAACCAGCAACAAGCTATTAAAGACCATCAAGTAATGATGGGCTATGTAGTTAAAATGCTGTGCGCGGGCATAATCCATGGTGATTTATCTGAATTCAACGTGCTAGTTGATGAATACGGCCCGGTAATTATTGACTTACCACAAGCGGTAAATGCAGCGGCCAATAATAATGCACAATGGATGCTCGCTCGTGATATCAACAATATTCGCGACTATTATGGTCAATTTGCCCCTGAGCTTCTTTCCACTGAATACGCTAAGGAAATCTGGTCCATCTATGAGAAAGGTGATTTAAAACCTGACACTGAGTTGACTGGACAATTTGAAGACGATAACTCGTTGGCGGATCTTGACTCAATAATGCAAGAGATCGATGCGGCTCGAATTGAAGAGCAAAATCGCAAAGAGCGCATTAAGGAACAAAAAGAAGGTATCGACGAAAGCAAGTTTAATTGGGCTGACACCCAATAG
- a CDS encoding alpha-L-glutamate ligase-like protein: MFSQFTSPSKIRSKGIMGMNQRNHSYISKYNDRSKFPLVDDKLKTKEIAKLHGATTPALIGVISQQAEVKRIHNMVKNWPGFCIKPAQGSGGKGILVILSHKDGVYTKPSGDTVNEQDVERHISNTLAGLFSLGGKNDVAVVENLIKFDDCFKGFSYEGVPDVRIIVFKGYPVMAMMRLSTSNSDGKANLHQGAVGVGIDIATGKAVRAVQYDLPVTHHPDTGKDLMSLQVPHWERLLTLASSAWEMTGLGYMGTDMVLDQEEGPMVLELNARPGLAIQIANGAGLLPRLHHIENLATPIEYPKPAERVAYAAKQFGTAFK; encoded by the coding sequence ATGTTTAGTCAATTTACTTCGCCATCGAAGATCCGCTCCAAAGGCATTATGGGGATGAATCAACGCAATCACAGTTATATCAGTAAGTATAATGATCGCAGTAAATTCCCATTAGTTGATGACAAACTAAAGACTAAGGAAATCGCAAAGTTACACGGTGCCACAACGCCAGCGCTTATTGGGGTAATTAGCCAACAAGCTGAAGTAAAGCGCATCCATAACATGGTGAAAAACTGGCCTGGCTTTTGTATAAAGCCGGCGCAAGGTAGTGGCGGTAAGGGTATTTTAGTTATCCTTTCTCACAAAGATGGCGTCTATACCAAGCCATCTGGCGATACGGTAAATGAACAAGATGTTGAGCGGCATATCAGTAATACCCTCGCTGGGTTGTTCTCTCTTGGGGGGAAAAATGATGTCGCTGTAGTAGAAAACCTCATCAAGTTTGATGACTGCTTTAAAGGCTTCAGTTATGAAGGGGTTCCCGATGTACGGATTATCGTATTTAAGGGCTACCCAGTGATGGCAATGATGCGTTTATCGACCTCCAACTCAGACGGCAAAGCCAACCTTCACCAAGGCGCGGTTGGGGTCGGTATAGACATTGCGACAGGTAAGGCAGTAAGAGCGGTACAATATGACCTACCCGTCACTCACCACCCTGATACAGGTAAAGATCTTATGTCTTTGCAAGTACCGCACTGGGAAAGGTTACTTACCCTCGCCTCTAGTGCTTGGGAAATGACTGGGCTTGGCTATATGGGTACAGATATGGTTCTAGACCAAGAAGAAGGGCCTATGGTATTAGAGCTTAATGCTAGACCAGGGCTGGCAATACAAATAGCCAATGGGGCTGGGTTGCTACCTCGTCTTCATCATATAGAAAATTTAGCAACACCAATAGAATATCCAAAACCAGCAGAGCGCGTTGCCTACGCAGCTAAGCAATTTGGGACGGCATTTAAGTAA